From the Bombus vancouverensis nearcticus chromosome 3, iyBomVanc1_principal, whole genome shotgun sequence genome, one window contains:
- the LOC117165912 gene encoding beta-3 adrenergic receptor isoform X2 yields MVPWAFGVPLVFVSALGLILNGFVLLVVLGLGKQTQQQQTANTLLLIHLGAVEAAVCLILLIFTTGSWPIAGTWCVLHGFLLTLLHPVALWTVTGLNCDRYYAIAAPLHYAALVSPRRVAVGLAASWTGALFLCVLPFWGLVPPYRYSPGLGCCAPDFSNDSWGLAAALYGAVYAILGLALPAILVTICNLRVLGIARYHRHRIASAIYEVTLSAQATITHQRNPFFVPTVTAPSVVSPPRFHSAAKTVMQLVGSLYLLYFPYCGLILWEVCDVGNQPHFYDHPKLASLASLLLACSPPINGLLYGLKSQTLRRSVQNYWRKKATKSELQQEIQARTPSVAGSRRPSGSGTGSFFPFPPLQRRLSEALLALGSCRTGNSFDSNNLGFHRSRLQPAASCNTLRVPTSESGESSKLVRSSASAASLMGPHYRSDFIGVDVSAGCSIAMNETPRRSPRILITRAYSEDSQDGGSPLLRKPILANALPCDKRRWRHCSTGSDSSTGSSETSVWTTGVAQKLVKANVKSASDMWPASRRFVRGKNLEEGPLLVGARPSNNSESSDTTDTTATTTTTTMPSKQVAMLFDFGNGIFEMKINLNYSKRFCFQFGPYDYDSFKENCVAGDDN; encoded by the exons ATGGTCCCTTGGGCCTTCGGCGTGCCTCTCGTCTTCGTTTCTGCTCTGGGTCTTATTCTCAATGGTTTTGTGCTACTCGTGGTTCTTGGACTGGGCAAACAG ACGCAGCAGCAACAAACCGCCAATACTTTGTTGCTGATACACTTGGGTGCAGTGGAGGCGGCTGTGTGCCTGATATTACTGATCTTTACTACTGGTTCCTGGCCAATCGCCGGCACCTGGTGTGTTTTACACGGTTTTCTTTTGACTCTTTTACATCCAGTCGCCCTTTGGACTGTCACTGGATTGAACTGTGACAG ATATTACGCGATCGCTGCACCGCTACATTACGCCGCATTAGTATCACCACGACGCGTTGCGGTTGGGCTAGCTGCATCTTGGACAGGGGCTCTGTTCTTATGTGTGCTGCCCTTCTGGGGTCTGGTACCGCCTTACAG ATACAGTCCAGGATTGGGCTGCTGCGCGCCAGATTTTAGCAACGATTCGTGGGGTTTAGCGGCGGCGCTTTACGGGGCTGTTTATGCGATTCTGGGGCTGGCGCTGCCCGCCATCCTCGTCACTATCTGCAATTTGCGTGTGCTTGGCATAGCGCGTTATCACCGGCATCGAATCGCTAGCGCAATTTACGAAGTCACCCTGAGCGCCCAAGCGACCATCACCCACCAGCGAAATCCGTTTTTCGTACCAACTGTCACGGCACCTTCGGTCGTCAGCCCACCTCGCTTTCATAGCGCGGCCAAAACG GTAATGCAACTGGTTGGTTCTCTATATTTGCTTTATTTCCCATACTGCGGTCTGATTCTTTGGGAAGTTTGCGACGTCGGTAATCAGCCGCATTTCTACGATCATCCCAAACTTGCTTCGTTGGCCTCGCTTCTACTCGCTTGTTCTCCACCCATCAACGGCCTTCTCTACGGCTTGAAATCGCAGACCCTTAGACGATCGGTGCAGAATTATTGGCGGAAGAAGGCGACCAAGTCGGAACTTCAACAA GAGATTCAAGCGAGGACACCGAGCGTAGCAGGATCACGAAGACCGTCCGGTAGCGGAACTGGCTCTTTCTTTCCATTCCCGCCGTTGCAACGAAGACTCAGCGAAGCCTTGCTGGCGTTGGGATCCTGCAGAACTGGAAACAGTTTCGACAGCAATAATCTCGGCTTTCATCGAAGCAGATTGCAGCCTGCCGCCTCGTGCAATACACTTCGCGTACCCACTTCCGAATCAG GTGAAAGCAGTAAATTAGTTAGGTCAAGTGCGAGCGCAGCCAGCCTGATGGGTCCTCATTACAGAAGCGATTTTATTGGAGTTGATGTGAGCGCTGGTTGTTCCATAGCAATGAATGAAACACCAAGAAGAAGCCCAAGGATTCTTATAACGAGAGCTTATAGCGAGGATAGCCAAGATGGAGGAAGTCCATTATTGAGGAAACCTATTCTGGCCAACGCTCTTCCGTGCGACA AACGGAGATGGCGACATTGCAGCACCGGAAGCGATAGCAGCACGGGAAGCAGCGAGACGAGCGTGTGGACGACGGGTGTTGCGCAAAAACTCGTCAAGGCCAATGTAAAAAGCGCATCGGACATGTGGCCTGCGTCGAGAAGATTTGTACGAGGAAAAAATTTAGAGGAAGGACCACTTTTGGTTGGCGCCAGACCGAGCAATAACAGCGAGAGCAGCGATACGACGGACACTACAGCTACCACAACCACCACCACGATGCCCAGTAAGCAGGTCGCGATG CTATTTGATTTTGGAAATGGGATTTTCGAAATGAAGATCAACTTAAATTATTCAAAACGTTTTTGTTTTCAATTTGGACCATACGATTACGACAGTTTCAAAGAAAACTGTGTAGCTGGTGATGATAACTGA